From one Pseudopipra pipra isolate bDixPip1 chromosome 2, bDixPip1.hap1, whole genome shotgun sequence genomic stretch:
- the AAMDC gene encoding mth938 domain-containing protein isoform X1, translated as MSSPEIASLSWGQMKVKGCSTTYKDCKVWPGGSRTWDWRETGTNHSPGVQPADLEEVVKKDVKTVVIGRGMNEALQHPPWTI; from the exons ATGTCTTCCCCTGAAATTGCTTCCCTTTCTTGGGGTCAGATGAAGGTGAAAGGCTGCTCTACAACATATAAGGACTGCAAAGTATGGCCGGGAGGAAGCCGGACATGGGATTGGCGAGAAACTGGGACTAAT CATTCTCCAGGAGTGCAGCCCGCTGACCTTGAAGAAGTCGTCAAGAAGGATGTTAAAACTGTGGTGATTGGCCGTGGCATGAATGAGGCTTTGCAG CATCCACCGTGGACTATCTGA
- the AAMDC gene encoding mth938 domain-containing protein isoform X2, with amino-acid sequence MSSPEIASLSWGQMKVKGCSTTYKDCKVWPGGSRTWDWRETGTNHSPGVQPADLEEVVKKDVKTVVIGRGMNEALQVPASTVDYLKKNGIDVLVLQTEKAVAEYNALAAQGVRVGGVFHSTC; translated from the exons ATGTCTTCCCCTGAAATTGCTTCCCTTTCTTGGGGTCAGATGAAGGTGAAAGGCTGCTCTACAACATATAAGGACTGCAAAGTATGGCCGGGAGGAAGCCGGACATGGGATTGGCGAGAAACTGGGACTAAT CATTCTCCAGGAGTGCAGCCCGCTGACCTTGAAGAAGTCGTCAAGAAGGATGTTAAAACTGTGGTGATTGGCCGTGGCATGAATGAGGCTTTGCAG GTTCCAGCATCCACCGTGGACTATCTGAAGAAGAACGGGATTGATGTGTTGGTCTTGCAAACGGAGAAGGCTGTGGCAGAGTACAACGCCCTGGCTGCTCAGGGTGTCAGAGTGGGGGGAGTCTTCCACTCAACCTGCTGA